A window of Rubricoccus marinus contains these coding sequences:
- the rpsN gene encoding 30S ribosomal protein S14 gives MAKKSVIAREKKRRKLVEKYAAKRAELKAAGDYEGLQKLPRDSAAVRLHNRCALTGRPRGFLRKFGISRVIFREMAHDGKIPGVRKASW, from the coding sequence ATGGCCAAGAAGAGCGTTATCGCCCGCGAAAAGAAGCGCCGCAAGCTCGTTGAGAAGTACGCCGCCAAGCGTGCCGAACTCAAAGCAGCTGGCGACTACGAGGGGCTCCAGAAGCTTCCCCGTGACTCCGCTGCCGTTCGCCTCCACAACCGCTGCGCCCTCACGGGTCGCCCCCGCGGCTTCCTCCGGAAGTTCGGCATCAGCCGCGTGATCTTCCGTGAGATGGCACACGACGGCAAGATCCCAGGCGTCCGCAAGGCGAGCTGGTAA
- the tuf gene encoding elongation factor Tu yields the protein MAKEQFQRTKPHVNVGTIGHVDHGKTTLTAAITKVLAEKSGGVAKGFDEIDNAPEERERGITIATAHVEYETEARHYAHVDCPGHADYVKNMVTGAAQMDGAILVVAATDGPMPQTREHILLARQVGVPYIVVFMNKADLVDDEELLELVEMEVRELLSSYEFPGDDLPVVQGSALGGLNGEPQWVAQIEELMQSVDDYIPTPERAVDQPFLMPVEDVFSITGRGTVVTGRVERGAIKVGDPVEIVGIAEEKQTSTVTGVEMFRKLLDSAQAGDNAGILLRGIDKEAVERGMVLTKPGAVTPHKEFECEVYILSKEEGGRHTPFFKGYRPQFYFRTTDVTGDIELNEGVEMVMPGDNTQFKVKLIQPVAMEQGLRFAIREGGRTVGAGVVSKILD from the coding sequence ATGGCTAAAGAGCAATTCCAGCGGACGAAGCCCCACGTCAACGTGGGCACGATCGGCCACGTCGACCACGGGAAGACCACGCTGACGGCGGCGATCACGAAGGTGCTCGCCGAGAAGTCGGGCGGCGTGGCGAAGGGGTTCGACGAGATCGACAACGCGCCCGAGGAGCGGGAGCGCGGCATCACGATCGCGACGGCGCACGTGGAGTACGAGACGGAGGCGCGGCACTACGCGCACGTGGACTGCCCCGGGCACGCGGACTACGTGAAGAACATGGTCACCGGCGCGGCGCAGATGGACGGGGCGATCCTCGTCGTGGCGGCGACCGACGGGCCGATGCCGCAGACGCGGGAGCACATCCTCCTCGCGCGGCAGGTCGGCGTGCCGTACATCGTGGTGTTCATGAACAAGGCGGACTTGGTCGACGACGAGGAGCTCCTCGAGCTCGTCGAGATGGAGGTCCGCGAGCTGCTGTCCTCCTACGAGTTCCCCGGCGACGACCTCCCGGTCGTGCAGGGCTCGGCGCTCGGCGGCCTCAACGGGGAGCCGCAGTGGGTGGCGCAGATCGAGGAGCTCATGCAGAGCGTCGACGACTACATCCCGACGCCGGAGCGGGCGGTGGACCAGCCGTTCCTGATGCCGGTCGAGGACGTGTTCTCGATCACCGGCCGCGGGACGGTCGTCACCGGCCGCGTCGAGCGCGGCGCGATCAAGGTCGGGGACCCGGTGGAGATCGTCGGGATCGCCGAGGAGAAGCAGACCTCGACCGTGACGGGCGTGGAGATGTTCCGGAAGCTGCTCGACTCCGCGCAGGCGGGCGACAACGCGGGGATCCTGCTCCGCGGCATCGACAAGGAGGCGGTAGAGCGCGGCATGGTGCTGACGAAGCCGGGCGCGGTGACGCCGCACAAGGAGTTCGAGTGCGAGGTGTACATCCTCTCCAAGGAGGAGGGCGGCCGGCACACGCCGTTCTTCAAGGGGTACCGCCCGCAGTTCTACTTCCGCACGACGGACGTGACCGGCGACATCGAGCTCAACGAGGGCGTCGAGATGGTGATGCCCGGCGACAACACGCAGTTCAAGGTGAAGCTGATCCAGCCGGTGGCGATGGAGCAGGGGCTCCGGTTCGCCATCCGCGAGGGGGGGCGGACGGTCGGCGCCGGCGTCGTCTCCAAGATCCTCGACTGA
- the rplN gene encoding 50S ribosomal protein L14, translated as MIQQESRLAVADNSGAKEVLCIRVLGGSKRRYASVGDKIVISVKSAIPGGNVKKGDVSKAVIVRTKKELRRPDGSYIRFDENAAVLLNDSDEPRGTRIFGPVARELRERQYMRIVSLAPEVL; from the coding sequence ATGATCCAGCAGGAATCCCGGCTCGCAGTAGCCGATAACAGCGGGGCGAAGGAGGTGCTGTGCATCCGCGTCCTCGGCGGCTCCAAGCGTCGCTATGCCAGCGTTGGTGACAAGATTGTCATCAGCGTCAAGAGCGCCATCCCTGGCGGCAACGTCAAGAAAGGCGACGTCTCCAAGGCCGTCATCGTTCGCACCAAGAAAGAGCTCCGTCGTCCCGACGGCTCTTACATCCGCTTCGACGAGAACGCGGCCGTGCTGCTGAACGACTCCGACGAGCCGCGCGGCACGCGCATCTTCGGGCCTGTGGCCCGTGAGCTCCGCGAGCGCCAGTACATGCGCATCGTTTCCCTCGCTCCTGAAGTCCTTTAG
- the rplX gene encoding 50S ribosomal protein L24: MPRTKNKQKKLHVKKGETVALTKAITSAKNLSPNQDRPKGYQARVLEVYPKLDKVLVEGVNVRYKHTKPNQQYPNGGRIEAERPIHISNVVPVDGNGAPTRIGRKRVEDSGTGKGRWVRYAKTTGEELDS; the protein is encoded by the coding sequence ATGCCGCGTACCAAGAACAAGCAGAAGAAGCTCCACGTCAAAAAGGGCGAGACCGTCGCCCTCACCAAGGCGATCACGAGCGCGAAGAACCTCAGCCCGAACCAGGACCGCCCGAAGGGCTACCAGGCTCGCGTGCTGGAGGTGTACCCGAAGCTCGATAAGGTGCTCGTGGAGGGCGTCAACGTGCGCTACAAGCACACGAAGCCGAACCAGCAGTACCCCAACGGTGGCCGCATCGAAGCCGAGCGACCGATCCACATCTCGAACGTGGTCCCGGTCGACGGCAACGGCGCCCCCACTCGGATCGGACGCAAGCGCGTCGAGGATTCCGGGACGGGCAAGGGCCGCTGGGTCCGCTACGCCAAGACCACCGGCGAAGAGCTGGACAGCTAA
- the rpsS gene encoding 30S ribosomal protein S19 produces the protein MARSLKKGPFVYYKLRQKVDAMQEGAGRKKVIKTWSRGSMITPDMIGLTFAVHNGKQFIPVYVTENMIGHKLGEFAPTRTFRGHAGSKADKRRR, from the coding sequence ATGGCACGCTCGCTCAAGAAGGGCCCTTTCGTCTACTACAAGCTCCGCCAGAAGGTGGACGCGATGCAGGAGGGCGCCGGCCGCAAGAAGGTCATCAAGACGTGGAGCCGCGGCTCCATGATCACCCCCGACATGATCGGACTCACCTTCGCCGTGCACAACGGGAAGCAGTTCATCCCGGTCTACGTGACCGAGAACATGATCGGCCACAAGCTCGGAGAGTTCGCGCCCACGCGCACCTTCCGGGGCCACGCTGGTTCGAAGGCGGACAAGCGCCGTCGCTAA
- the rplE gene encoding 50S ribosomal protein L5 codes for MENYTPRLKERYRSEITSALTERFEYANPMQVPRLTKIVINKGIGEASVNKKILDDAVEELRKITGQQPAIRASRKSISNFKLREGMPVGVAVTLRGERMWEFLDRLITLALPGVRDFRGIPDRSFDGRGNYTLGIKEQIIFPEIDIDKVDRVTGLDISFVTTAETDEEAFALLKELGMPFVRREEEETA; via the coding sequence ATGGAGAACTACACACCCCGACTCAAAGAGCGCTACCGCTCTGAGATCACCTCGGCGCTCACCGAACGGTTCGAGTACGCCAACCCGATGCAGGTGCCCCGGCTGACGAAAATCGTCATCAACAAGGGCATCGGCGAGGCTTCCGTCAACAAGAAGATCCTGGACGACGCCGTCGAGGAGCTCCGCAAGATCACGGGTCAGCAGCCTGCGATCCGCGCGTCGCGGAAGTCGATCTCTAACTTCAAGCTCCGCGAGGGCATGCCCGTCGGCGTTGCGGTAACGCTGCGCGGGGAGCGCATGTGGGAGTTCCTGGATCGCCTGATCACGCTCGCACTTCCTGGCGTCCGTGACTTCCGTGGCATCCCCGACCGCTCGTTCGACGGCCGCGGCAACTACACGCTCGGCATCAAGGAGCAGATCATCTTCCCCGAGATCGACATCGACAAGGTGGACCGCGTCACGGGCCTCGACATCAGCTTCGTCACGACGGCTGAAACCGACGAGGAGGCGTTCGCGCTCCTGAAGGAGCTCGGCATGCCGTTCGTGCGTCGGGAGGAGGAGGAAACCGCTTAA
- the rplC gene encoding 50S ribosomal protein L3 produces the protein MSAILGRKVGMTTVYDEAGRQTVCTVIEAGPCHVTQVKTDEIDGYNAVQIGFQDKKEKHTTKAMRGHFEAAGTTFKRHIVEFKNFKNDVNIGDEFGVADVLAEGDSVHVAGKSKGKGFQGVVKRHGFGGVNDATHGQHNRQRAPGSIGQASDPSRVFKGTKMGGRTGNERVTVKNLRVVRLFPDNNLVLVKGAVPGPKNGILEIRKA, from the coding sequence ATGAGCGCCATTCTCGGCCGCAAGGTCGGTATGACCACCGTGTACGATGAGGCAGGCCGCCAGACGGTCTGCACCGTCATCGAGGCAGGACCCTGCCACGTCACACAGGTCAAGACCGACGAGATCGACGGCTACAACGCCGTCCAGATCGGCTTCCAGGACAAGAAGGAAAAGCACACGACGAAGGCCATGCGTGGCCACTTCGAGGCTGCTGGCACGACGTTCAAGCGTCACATCGTGGAGTTCAAGAACTTCAAGAACGATGTCAACATCGGCGACGAGTTCGGTGTAGCCGACGTGCTCGCCGAAGGCGACAGCGTCCACGTGGCAGGCAAGTCCAAAGGCAAAGGCTTCCAGGGCGTCGTCAAGCGGCACGGCTTCGGCGGTGTCAACGACGCGACGCACGGACAGCACAACCGCCAGAGGGCTCCCGGCTCCATCGGCCAGGCGTCGGACCCATCGCGCGTGTTCAAGGGCACCAAGATGGGCGGCCGGACAGGCAACGAGCGCGTGACGGTCAAGAACCTCCGCGTCGTCCGCCTCTTCCCGGACAACAACCTCGTGCTCGTCAAGGGTGCCGTCCCCGGCCCCAAGAACGGCATCCTCGAAATCCGGAAAGCGTAA
- the rplF gene encoding 50S ribosomal protein L6: MSRIGKQPVSIPGGVTVDVAKNNTITVKGAKGELSFQADPDMTVTVEGDEVIVERPTDQKRHRSFHGLTRSLVANMVQGVSEGYTKELDVIGVGYRADATKMSGMDVLELALGFSHPIYFVPPEGIDIQAETIRGQNPRIKITGVDKQLVGQVAAKIRALRPPEPYKGKGIRYTDEFVRRKAGKTAAR, translated from the coding sequence ATGTCTCGAATCGGAAAACAGCCGGTCTCGATCCCGGGTGGGGTGACGGTAGACGTCGCCAAGAACAACACCATCACCGTCAAGGGCGCCAAAGGAGAGCTCTCTTTCCAGGCTGACCCGGACATGACGGTCACGGTCGAAGGTGACGAGGTCATCGTCGAGCGTCCCACGGATCAGAAGCGTCACCGCTCGTTCCACGGCCTGACCCGCTCTCTCGTCGCCAACATGGTGCAGGGTGTGAGCGAGGGCTACACGAAGGAGCTCGACGTGATCGGCGTGGGCTACCGCGCCGACGCAACGAAGATGTCCGGCATGGACGTCCTCGAACTCGCGCTCGGCTTCTCGCACCCGATCTACTTCGTTCCGCCGGAGGGCATCGACATCCAGGCCGAGACCATTCGTGGTCAGAACCCACGGATCAAGATCACCGGCGTCGACAAGCAGCTCGTGGGCCAGGTGGCCGCGAAGATCCGCGCCCTCCGCCCGCCGGAGCCCTACAAGGGCAAAGGCATTCGCTACACCGACGAGTTCGTCCGCCGCAAGGCAGGCAAGACCGCCGCTCGCTAG
- the rpsJ gene encoding 30S ribosomal protein S10 yields MANQKIRIKLKSFDHTLVDKSTEKIIRTVKQTGAVVSGPIPLPTRKQIFTVLRGPHVDKKAREQFETRAHKRLIDILSTSSKTVDALMKLELPSGVDVEIKV; encoded by the coding sequence ATGGCCAACCAGAAGATTCGGATCAAGCTCAAGTCGTTCGACCACACCCTGGTCGACAAGAGCACCGAGAAGATCATCCGCACTGTCAAGCAGACTGGCGCCGTGGTAAGCGGCCCGATCCCGCTCCCGACGCGCAAGCAGATCTTTACGGTGCTCCGCGGACCGCACGTGGACAAGAAAGCCCGCGAGCAGTTCGAGACCCGGGCGCACAAGCGCCTGATCGACATCCTTTCGACCTCGTCTAAGACGGTGGACGCCCTCATGAAGCTTGAGCTTCCGAGCGGTGTCGACGTCGAGATCAAGGTCTGA
- the rpmC gene encoding 50S ribosomal protein L29, with the protein MKAKDIREMNSSEIEERIAENRQDITELRFRRVVAGLEDPVILREKRREIARLKTILNEKKKADA; encoded by the coding sequence ATGAAGGCCAAAGACATCCGCGAGATGAACTCGAGCGAGATCGAGGAGCGCATCGCCGAAAACCGTCAGGACATCACCGAGCTCCGTTTCCGCCGCGTTGTTGCGGGCCTGGAGGACCCGGTGATCCTGCGCGAGAAGCGCCGCGAGATCGCTCGCCTCAAGACCATTCTGAACGAGAAGAAGAAGGCCGACGCCTAG
- the rplV gene encoding 50S ribosomal protein L22: MEARAKHKYIKISPRKLRIVADVVRGKNAQEALATLQFLPQKAAPILDKAIRSAVANLFDRSEDRVDETELVVKTVMVDEAPVMKRFQPVSRGRAHPILKRSSHLTVIVGTPEASGAEA; the protein is encoded by the coding sequence ATGGAAGCACGCGCCAAGCACAAGTACATCAAGATCAGCCCGCGCAAGCTGCGGATCGTGGCCGACGTCGTCCGGGGCAAGAACGCCCAGGAGGCCCTCGCCACGCTGCAGTTCCTGCCGCAGAAGGCTGCTCCGATCCTCGACAAGGCCATCCGGTCTGCCGTCGCCAACCTCTTCGACCGGAGCGAGGACCGCGTTGACGAGACCGAGCTCGTCGTCAAGACCGTCATGGTCGACGAAGCGCCGGTCATGAAGCGCTTTCAGCCGGTTTCTCGCGGTCGGGCCCACCCGATCCTGAAGCGGTCCAGCCACCTCACGGTCATCGTCGGCACGCCAGAGGCCTCTGGCGCCGAGGCGTAA
- the rplD gene encoding 50S ribosomal protein L4, which yields MKLPVYTRTGSEAGREVELDDAIFGIEPNDHVIWLDVRSIQAAGRQGTHKTKERGEVAKSRRKLYRQKGTGNARAGDAKSPLRKGGGTIFGPKPHKYSVGVNRKTKQLARRSALAHKLRNDAVRIVENIEMAAPKTSEIATLLSGQSMESKKVLLLTAGRDDVLYRSGRNIPKLTVKDAAQASTLDLMGAAQVLLTEGAVETLTDALRPQGKKTATTAPETSGVETADEA from the coding sequence ATGAAACTTCCTGTCTACACCCGTACCGGCTCCGAGGCTGGACGCGAGGTCGAGCTCGACGACGCCATCTTCGGCATCGAGCCCAACGACCACGTGATCTGGCTCGACGTGCGGTCCATCCAGGCCGCGGGCCGTCAGGGCACGCACAAGACTAAAGAGCGTGGCGAAGTCGCCAAGTCTCGCCGCAAGCTGTATCGCCAGAAGGGCACCGGCAACGCGCGCGCTGGTGACGCCAAGAGCCCGCTCCGCAAGGGCGGCGGTACCATCTTTGGGCCCAAGCCGCACAAGTACTCCGTCGGCGTTAACCGCAAGACGAAGCAGCTTGCTCGCCGTAGCGCTCTCGCGCACAAGCTCCGCAACGACGCGGTCCGCATTGTCGAGAACATCGAGATGGCCGCGCCGAAGACGAGCGAGATCGCGACGCTTCTCAGCGGTCAGTCCATGGAGAGCAAGAAGGTGCTCCTGCTCACGGCAGGCCGCGACGACGTGCTCTACCGCTCGGGCCGCAACATCCCGAAGCTCACCGTCAAGGACGCCGCTCAGGCTTCGACGCTCGACCTCATGGGTGCCGCTCAGGTGCTCCTGACCGAAGGCGCCGTTGAGACGCTGACCGACGCGCTTCGCCCGCAGGGCAAGAAGACGGCGACCACCGCGCCCGAGACTTCTGGCGTTGAGACTGCCGACGAGGCGTAA
- the rpsQ gene encoding 30S ribosomal protein S17: MASLSQIATGSSVSTDSERGARKFRVGLVVSDKMDKTITIAIQRQVKHPIYGKFIKQTTKLKAHDESNDANEGDVVRIQETRPISKTKRWRLVEVVERAK, encoded by the coding sequence ATGGCCTCGCTCTCGCAGATCGCGACCGGATCCTCCGTTTCGACGGACTCCGAGCGCGGCGCGCGCAAGTTCCGCGTCGGCCTCGTCGTCTCCGACAAGATGGATAAGACGATCACGATCGCGATCCAGCGTCAGGTAAAGCACCCGATCTACGGGAAGTTTATCAAGCAGACGACGAAGCTGAAGGCCCACGATGAGTCCAACGACGCCAACGAAGGCGACGTCGTCCGCATCCAGGAAACACGCCCGATCTCCAAAACGAAGCGCTGGCGCCTCGTCGAGGTGGTTGAGCGCGCGAAGTAA
- the rplW gene encoding 50S ribosomal protein L23, whose product MNILIEPILTEKSARLAETEQHYAFKVMKEANKIQIRAAIEERYPDVTVKEVRTMIVRGKRRRQMTKKGVVEGRVAGYKKAIVTLRSGEIDLYEAV is encoded by the coding sequence ATGAACATCCTGATCGAGCCCATCCTGACCGAGAAATCCGCCCGCCTCGCTGAGACGGAGCAGCACTACGCGTTCAAGGTCATGAAGGAGGCCAACAAGATCCAGATCCGCGCCGCGATCGAGGAGCGCTACCCCGACGTCACCGTCAAGGAAGTGCGCACCATGATCGTGCGCGGCAAGCGCCGCCGCCAGATGACCAAGAAGGGCGTCGTGGAGGGCCGCGTGGCTGGCTATAAGAAGGCCATCGTCACCCTCCGCAGCGGCGAAATCGACCTCTACGAGGCCGTATAA
- the rpsH gene encoding 30S ribosomal protein S8 produces MSAVTDPVADYLTRIRNAQKARHPHVDVPASNLKRAITQILKDKGFVQDFVNVEDSKQGLIRVYLKYLRGGKPVIQKITRVSKPGLRRYVGAADLPRVLNGLGIAIVSTSRGVMTDKEARRAGIGGEVLATVQ; encoded by the coding sequence ATGAGCGCAGTTACCGACCCCGTCGCGGACTACCTCACGCGCATCCGCAATGCGCAGAAGGCCCGCCACCCGCACGTCGACGTGCCCGCCAGCAACCTGAAGCGGGCGATCACCCAGATCCTCAAGGATAAGGGCTTCGTGCAGGACTTCGTCAACGTGGAGGACAGCAAGCAGGGCCTGATCCGGGTCTACTTGAAGTACCTCCGCGGCGGCAAGCCCGTCATCCAGAAGATCACCCGCGTCTCCAAGCCGGGCCTCCGCCGCTACGTTGGCGCAGCCGACTTGCCGCGCGTCCTCAACGGACTCGGCATCGCCATCGTCTCTACGAGCCGTGGCGTGATGACCGACAAGGAGGCTCGCCGCGCCGGAATCGGTGGCGAGGTTCTCGCGACCGTCCAGTAA
- the rpsC gene encoding 30S ribosomal protein S3, with translation MGQKINPVGFRLGVIRGWDSNWFETGSFAEKLVEDEEIRRYLNARLKRAGLSRVVIERTPRRVILTLHTSRPGVIIGRGGSEVEKLREELKTLTDKDVQININEIKRPELDASLVAQNIAQQLEGRVSYRRAMKQALGAAMRMGAEGIRIKVGGRLGGSEMRRVEQYMEGRVPLHTLRADIDYAEATAFTVAGTCGVKVWIFHGEVIGKPDLSPNAYAQRQQSAAPSVPERRRGGRDDRGGRGGGRDNRGGGGGRGGRGGNTGGSGGGRGRR, from the coding sequence ATGGGTCAGAAAATCAACCCCGTTGGATTCCGCCTCGGCGTCATCCGCGGCTGGGACTCCAACTGGTTCGAGACCGGTTCCTTCGCGGAGAAGCTCGTCGAAGACGAGGAGATCCGCCGGTACCTCAACGCTCGCCTGAAGCGCGCGGGGCTCTCCCGCGTCGTCATCGAGCGGACGCCTCGCCGCGTCATCCTCACGCTCCACACCTCCCGTCCCGGTGTCATCATTGGCCGCGGCGGTTCCGAGGTCGAGAAGCTCCGCGAGGAGTTGAAGACGCTCACAGACAAGGACGTCCAGATCAACATCAACGAGATCAAGCGTCCCGAGTTGGACGCCAGCCTCGTCGCGCAGAACATCGCGCAGCAGCTGGAGGGCCGCGTGTCCTACCGCCGCGCGATGAAGCAGGCGCTCGGCGCCGCGATGCGCATGGGTGCCGAAGGCATCCGCATCAAAGTCGGCGGCCGCCTCGGCGGCTCCGAGATGCGTCGCGTGGAGCAGTACATGGAAGGCCGCGTGCCGCTCCACACGCTCCGTGCTGACATCGACTACGCCGAGGCCACTGCCTTTACCGTTGCAGGCACCTGCGGCGTGAAGGTCTGGATCTTCCACGGCGAGGTCATCGGCAAGCCCGACCTTTCCCCGAACGCCTACGCACAGCGCCAGCAGTCCGCTGCTCCGAGCGTGCCCGAGCGCCGTCGCGGTGGACGTGACGACCGCGGTGGACGCGGTGGCGGTCGCGACAACCGCGGTGGCGGAGGCGGCCGCGGCGGACGTGGCGGCAACACTGGAGGTAGCGGCGGAGGCCGCGGCCGACGCTAA
- the rplB gene encoding 50S ribosomal protein L2, with protein MAIRKLKPNTPGQRQRSVSAFDTITKSEPEKSLLAPLKRSGGRNNTGRKTSRHRGGGHKRRYRIIDFKRNKHGIPARVSAIEYDPNRSARIALLVYADGEKRYIIAPDKVTVGMSLLSGPDALPDLGNCLPLSNIPLGTSVHAIEMIPGKGAQLARSAGTYAQLTAREGKLATLKLPSGEVRQVPVLCMATIGQTSNPDHMNIEIGKAGRSRWLGIRPQTRGVAMNPVDHPMGGGEGKSSGGHPKSPTGVYAKGFKTRKKKKASNQFIVRRRKAKK; from the coding sequence ATGGCAATTCGCAAGCTCAAGCCCAACACGCCAGGCCAGCGCCAGCGCTCGGTCTCGGCCTTCGACACGATCACGAAGTCGGAGCCCGAGAAGAGCCTCCTCGCGCCCCTGAAGCGCTCGGGCGGACGCAACAACACCGGCCGCAAGACCTCCCGCCACCGCGGCGGAGGCCACAAGCGCCGCTACCGCATCATCGACTTCAAGCGGAACAAGCACGGCATCCCCGCGCGCGTCTCCGCGATCGAGTACGATCCCAACCGCTCGGCGCGTATCGCCCTCCTCGTCTACGCAGACGGTGAGAAGCGCTACATCATCGCGCCGGACAAGGTGACGGTCGGCATGTCGCTCCTGAGCGGCCCCGACGCTCTGCCGGACCTCGGCAACTGCCTCCCGCTGTCGAACATCCCGCTCGGCACGTCCGTGCACGCGATCGAGATGATCCCCGGTAAGGGCGCGCAGCTGGCACGCAGTGCTGGCACGTACGCACAGCTCACCGCCCGCGAGGGCAAGCTGGCAACGCTCAAGCTTCCTTCCGGCGAAGTCCGCCAGGTCCCCGTGCTCTGCATGGCGACGATCGGGCAGACCTCGAACCCGGACCACATGAACATCGAGATCGGCAAGGCCGGTCGCTCGCGCTGGCTCGGCATCCGCCCCCAGACGCGCGGCGTTGCGATGAACCCCGTTGATCACCCGATGGGCGGTGGCGAGGGCAAGTCCTCTGGTGGTCACCCGAAGAGCCCCACCGGCGTGTACGCCAAGGGCTTCAAGACGCGCAAGAAGAAGAAGGCGTCCAACCAGTTCATCGTCCGCCGCCGCAAGGCCAAGAAGTAA